The Pseudoalteromonas sp. N1230-9 genome segment TGTTCTTGGGCAACCACTTCAGTTAAGCCTTTGTTTTTACGGATTTCGACCATAGGTGCAACGTAATCGTTGATGACATCAGCTGGCTCAACAATAGTTACGTTATCGTTAAGCTCAACACCCTGTTGCTCAGCAATACGTAAAATTTCTTCTTTGTCACCAAGTAGAATTGTTTTTGCAATACCACGTTGACCACATATTGCCGCAGCTTTAATCGTGCGCGGCTCATTACCTTCAGGTAAAACAACCGTTTTATTCGCTTGACGGGCTTTATCGGTTAATAAATAACGGAACGCTGGCGGAGACATTTTACGAGTACGACCAACACTTTGCGCAAGGCTATCTAACCAGTCTGAATCAATGTGGCTGGCGTTGTGATCTTTTACTTTATCGATACGTTGATCATCATCACAGGGTACTTCCATATTGAAATTATGCAGTAATAAAGACGTGCGCCACGTATCTTCTTTTGTTGCAAGAATTGGCAGGCCGGTGTCCATCGCTTGTTCGCATAATTTCATGATGCGATCTTCAGGCTTAAAGCCACCAGTTAATAAAATAGCCCCAATTTTTGTACCATTCATAGCAGATAAACAAGCTGCAACTAATACATCAGAGCGATCTCCTGGAGTTACTAACAAGGCTCCTGGGGTAAAGTGGCTTAAAATATTCGATACAGTACGAGCACAGAAAGTCACGCGGCGCAAACGACGGTGAGCCATGTCGCCTTCGTTAATAACTTCGGCCTTTAAGTATTCACATAAATCACGGACACGCGGTGCAACGAGGTCGAAATCCCACGGGATTGACCCTAATAACTTAAATGGGTGCTTTCTGAAAATTGGCAGTGATGCTAAACGGTTTAATTCGTTTTCAAGTTGTTCAGGCTCATGAGCCTCAACAAGATCAGCACGGGCACGACCTTCGTCATCTAGAGGTGCATTCACTTTATTGAAAATACAGCCTAACACACGAGGGTGATTAACACCGCCATAGTTACCAGCAGCAATTTCTAAACGGTCTTCAATTTGGTCATTGCTATCGTTACTTGGTGTTAGAACAAAAACAATATCAGCACCCAGTGTTTGCGCGATCTCACGGTTTACACGGCCTGCATAAGGCTGACGACGTGTTGGCACCATACCTTCGATAATAGCAATTTCGTCTTCTTTGATGGTGTTTTCAAAGCGCTCTACGATTTCTTCAAGTAAGTCGTCGCCTTTACCGTCACCAATCATTTGTTCAGCATAGCCAAGATCGAATGGCGTAGGTGGATTAATTGGCGAGCCATGGGTAACAATTTGCGTCGATTTCTCGGGGCCTGTATCGCCAGAGCGCGGCTGCGCAATTGGTTTGAAAAAGTTAACTTTAAGCGCTTTTTGCTCAAGCGCACGCACTAAACCAACAGAAACAGATGTTAAACCAACCCCAGTCGAAATAGGGATCAACATAATTCTACGTGCCATTTACTTAACCCTCCTTTGCAATACGGGCTGCATCGTTAGCAATAACCCATTCTTCGTTAGTCGGGATCACAAACGCTTTAGCATGCGCTTGGTCTTTTGAGATTAAGCCTTCTTTACCAAAACGTGCCGCTAGGTTTGCAGCTTCATCACACTCAAGACCTAAAAAGCCTAATTGAGTGATTACTTTGTTACGAATGATATCTGAGTTTTCACCGATGCCACCGGTAAAAATAAGCGCATCAAGGCGTTGTAGAGGCACTAAGAATGCAGCAATTTGTTTTGCTAAGCGGTAGCAGAAAATATCGAGAGCAAGGTTTGCTTGCGGGTGACCTTCAACAGCGGCTTCTTCGATAGTGCGACAGTCATTTGATAATTCACTAATACCTAACAGGCCACTTTGCTTATTAAGTAAGTCATCAATTTCTTGCACTGAATAATTAAGTTGCTGAGTTAAGAAGGTAAATAAACCCGGGTCGATGCTACCACTGCGGGTACCCATCACTAAGCCTTCAAGCGGTGTAAGGCCCATACTGGTATCAACGCTCTTACCATCTTTAATCGCACATACCGAACAACCATTACCTAAATGCGCACTGATCACATTGGTTTGCTCGCGCTCTTTACCCAATAATTTCGCAGCTTCACCAGCAACATAATAATGGCTTGTACCATGGAAACCATAACGTCTTACGCCATGCTCTTTATAAAGCGAGTAAGGTAGGGCGTATAAGTACGCAATATTTGGCATGCTTTGGTGAAACGCCGTATCAAATACAGCAATTTGCGGCAGTGTTGAGAACGCTTGCTGCGCAGTGCGAATGCCCAATAAGTTAGCTGGGTTATGAAGTGGTGCAAGTGCAGCTGTTTTTTCGATAGCTGTAAGTACATCATCGTCAATAAGAACAGATTCAGTGAAATGCTCACCACCGTGCACAACTCGGTGACCGACAGCAATTAAATTATCTGCAAGGCCCAAGTCATTCACAAGCTTCACGAGTTCTGCAATTGCTGCATCATGGGCTTGACCTTTTGCAAGTTCAATCAGCTTTTTTTCGCCATTATATTTATATTTAATTGAAGGTGTGTCTGAGCCAAGGCGCTCAGCTAAACCTGAAATAACTTCGTCAGAAGTAGCGGCATCTAAAATGGCAAATTTTAAACTTGAACTACCACAGTTCAGTACTAAAACATGTTGTGGTGAGCAAAGGGGCTTGGGCATAGCTAGGTCCTAAAAGTACGATATCAGTCAGTGTATATTAAGGCTTGATAATTAGAATTCTTTGCCAGTATAGTAAATAAGTATTTTGTTGCTACACTTAACAAAGCTAGGCTGTAATTATACTAAAGTCTGGTTGACTTAAGCCGATAACATTTTATCTCATTTAGACTTTAAACGTTAGTCCGATTAACATTAATTTGGTATTAAAACTAGGACAGGTTTTGCAGGGATTGTATCCGGGAGTGTGTTACACTCGGTTGTGAAACAAGATGAAAACCCTAGGAGTGATGATGCAAAAGAGTGTCATGTCACAAGTGCAAACAGGTCGTCAATACGCTAAAAAATGGCCAATGCGACAAGAGCTCGCCCCCATGTTTGCTGAATTTAGAGTGATCAAAGCCACAGATCTGGCAATTACAGTGATGCCAATTTTGGCTATGCTGACTGTTTTTATGCAAGTTAACTATTTAGGTAGTGATTATTTCCCGCAAGCAATTACTATCGCGCTATTCTTTTTGTCACTACCGTTTCAAGGTTTATTGTGGCTAGGCCGCCGTGCAGAAACCCGATTAGAGCCAGCGATGCTAAGTTGGTACACCGAGCTGCACAGTAAAATGAAAGCACATGGTTATCAGTCACAATTAACGACTGAAAAACCACGCTATTCAGATTTAGCTCAACTATTAAAAGATATGTTCGAAAAAATGGATAAAGCCTTCACAAAAGAACATTTCTAATCGCGAATAAACTGGCTCACATAAAACGATAACGTTACTTTTTGTGGGCCTTGTTGCTCTATTTGCTGCCAATGCTCTGGGCGAAACTTCCAGGCAAACGGTGTCATCATAATTAGATGTTTAATCTCTTCGACAGACAACAGCACCTGTTGCTCTAATAATGTTGTCGATTCTTTGCTGAAGCCAGCTGGTGGTTCTATTTCTGTATGCGGTTTTACATCAGCATAAATAAATGCTTTTAATTCTTTAAGGTGCCAAGGGCCAGGGCTTGCAACAATTAAGCTCGCATGAGGTTTTGCAAGGCGGGCAAGTTCTTGTGCAAATAAAGGGGCAAACACACTAACAAGCACATCAGCCTGCGCATCTGCAAAAGGGGCTTGGCTAATTGACGCGACACTAAAATGCGCATTTTCATACCGCTTAGCGGCGTATTTTACCGCAGGTTTCGAAATATCAACACCATGCACTTCGGCACTCGATTGCGCTGCAATGGCTTGGGTATAGAAGCCTTCACCACAGCCTAAATCAATCACTGAATTTGGTGTCAGTGATGCCACGAGTTCAGCTAAAGCTTGCTGTAAAAAACCATAATGCCCCGCATTTAAAAACTCGCGTCGCGCTTGCACCATTTCAAGGTTATCGCCCGGTTGTTTCGACTTTTTATTTTGCACGGGAAGTAAATTGACATAACCCTCTTTGGCGATATCAAAGCTGTGGTTATTGTCACAACGGTATGTTTTATCCGTGAGTGTAAGCTCAAGTTTGCAAAGCGGGCAGTGATAGTGAAGACTCATGAGTCTAAATAGTCCTTATCATAAAAGGTTTTAACCCAGTGAGGGCGATAGGTGATCATTAAGGTAATAGCCATACCATTAAGCATTGCTTCAGGAAACCAAATTATCGCGCATAGAATGAGGTAGTTTTCTGAAATCTCAATAAAACTGTAATCACCAAGCAAGTAATAAAACACACCGCTGGTAAGTATTTTAATACAGGCGATAACAGCGGCGGTTAAAAACGCGCATAAAAAGATATAGATAAAAAAATGTCTTGGTAAGTAGGTATAACAAAGCACAAAACACAAATAGCTCAACGTAATTGGTAAAAAAGCAGTAAACAATAAATGCACCGGCAATAAAGCCATAGGCAACTGAGCAACTAATACCAACAGTAAACTTGCAAGGGCACTTGCAAAAATGGCCAATCGCCAACCTAAAATCAGGGTCACAGCAGTAACCCCTAAAATATGCAATTCAAGGCCTGGCAATATCCCCGCTTTAATGCGCCACAGTACTGCAAGTACTAAAGCACAGGCGAGCACACCCACTTGTCTTATTGGCGTTGCCAATAACTGCGATGCGCTTTGTTTATCAAAACTTAGCCAAAGTATTAAAGCCACACAGCTCCACAACGGGAGCTGCCATTGCATAGTGTCTATCATGCGTTAAATGTTGACCATATTGGCGCATGATCAGAAGGTTTTTCGATACCACGTAATTCGTAATCGATACCAGACTCAACACAACGCTCAGCAAGGGCTGGAGTTGCTAAAATTACATCGATACGTAGGCCTCGGTTGTCATCAAAACCTTTTGAGCGGTAATCAAACCACGAGTATTGTTCAACTTTTTCAGGGTAAAGTTCACGGAAGGTATCTTTAAAGCCCCAGTTTAATAATGTACTTAACCATTCACGCTCTTCTGGTTGGAAAGAACACTTACCTGTTTTTAACCAGCGTTTACGGTTTGGCTCACCAATACCAATGTCGAGATCAGTTGGTGAAATATTAATATCGCCCATTACAATAACATCTTCTTCAGGGGTGTGATTGACTTCTAAGTGGGTCATTAAATCTTTATAGAACTGACGTTTATAAGGGAATTTAATTTCGTGAGCAATATTATCGCCCTGTGGGAAGTAACCGTTCATAACAGTTAAGTCACGGCCATTCTGTTGGGTTACAGTCACGCTGATCATACGACGTTGTGACTCGTCAGTATCAGTTGCAAAGCCTTTCACTACCGATTTAGGTTCTTGTTTACATAACATTGCCACGCCGTAATGGGCTTTTTGACCGTGAAAATAAACGTGATAACCCATTTTTTGCACATCTTCGAGTGGGAAAGCTTCATCATGAACTTTGATTTCTTGTAAGCCAATGATATCTGGTTGATGTTTATCTATCACCGCTTGTAGTTGATGTAAGCGAGCGCGAAGTCCATTTATGTTGAACGAGATAACCTTCATCATGCACCTTAGTTTATTTTTCTTTAAAGGA includes the following:
- the pta gene encoding phosphate acetyltransferase; translated protein: MARRIMLIPISTGVGLTSVSVGLVRALEQKALKVNFFKPIAQPRSGDTGPEKSTQIVTHGSPINPPTPFDLGYAEQMIGDGKGDDLLEEIVERFENTIKEDEIAIIEGMVPTRRQPYAGRVNREIAQTLGADIVFVLTPSNDSNDQIEDRLEIAAGNYGGVNHPRVLGCIFNKVNAPLDDEGRARADLVEAHEPEQLENELNRLASLPIFRKHPFKLLGSIPWDFDLVAPRVRDLCEYLKAEVINEGDMAHRRLRRVTFCARTVSNILSHFTPGALLVTPGDRSDVLVAACLSAMNGTKIGAILLTGGFKPEDRIMKLCEQAMDTGLPILATKEDTWRTSLLLHNFNMEVPCDDDQRIDKVKDHNASHIDSDWLDSLAQSVGRTRKMSPPAFRYLLTDKARQANKTVVLPEGNEPRTIKAAAICGQRGIAKTILLGDKEEILRIAEQQGVELNDNVTIVEPADVINDYVAPMVEIRKNKGLTEVVAQEQLLDNVVLGTMMLEQGKVDGLVSGAVNTTANTIRPPLQLIKTAPGSSLVSSVFFMLLPDQVLVYGDCAINPDPTAEQLADIAIQSADSAAAFGIEPRVAMISYSTGTSGSGADVEKVREATKLAQQKRPDLVIDGPLQYDAAIMENVAIKKAPDSPVAGKATVFVFPDLNTGNTTYKAVQRSADLISIGPMLQGMRKPVNDLSRGALVDDIVYTIALTAIQAKQVESIEN
- a CDS encoding acetate kinase — its product is MPKPLCSPQHVLVLNCGSSSLKFAILDAATSDEVISGLAERLGSDTPSIKYKYNGEKKLIELAKGQAHDAAIAELVKLVNDLGLADNLIAVGHRVVHGGEHFTESVLIDDDVLTAIEKTAALAPLHNPANLLGIRTAQQAFSTLPQIAVFDTAFHQSMPNIAYLYALPYSLYKEHGVRRYGFHGTSHYYVAGEAAKLLGKEREQTNVISAHLGNGCSVCAIKDGKSVDTSMGLTPLEGLVMGTRSGSIDPGLFTFLTQQLNYSVQEIDDLLNKQSGLLGISELSNDCRTIEEAAVEGHPQANLALDIFCYRLAKQIAAFLVPLQRLDALIFTGGIGENSDIIRNKVITQLGFLGLECDEAANLAARFGKEGLISKDQAHAKAFVIPTNEEWVIANDAARIAKEG
- the yfbV gene encoding terminus macrodomain insulation protein YfbV, whose amino-acid sequence is MQKSVMSQVQTGRQYAKKWPMRQELAPMFAEFRVIKATDLAITVMPILAMLTVFMQVNYLGSDYFPQAITIALFFLSLPFQGLLWLGRRAETRLEPAMLSWYTELHSKMKAHGYQSQLTTEKPRYSDLAQLLKDMFEKMDKAFTKEHF
- a CDS encoding putative RNA methyltransferase, whose protein sequence is MSLHYHCPLCKLELTLTDKTYRCDNNHSFDIAKEGYVNLLPVQNKKSKQPGDNLEMVQARREFLNAGHYGFLQQALAELVASLTPNSVIDLGCGEGFYTQAIAAQSSAEVHGVDISKPAVKYAAKRYENAHFSVASISQAPFADAQADVLVSVFAPLFAQELARLAKPHASLIVASPGPWHLKELKAFIYADVKPHTEIEPPAGFSKESTTLLEQQVLLSVEEIKHLIMMTPFAWKFRPEHWQQIEQQGPQKVTLSFYVSQFIRD
- a CDS encoding energy-coupling factor ABC transporter permease, which codes for MIDTMQWQLPLWSCVALILWLSFDKQSASQLLATPIRQVGVLACALVLAVLWRIKAGILPGLELHILGVTAVTLILGWRLAIFASALASLLLVLVAQLPMALLPVHLLFTAFLPITLSYLCFVLCYTYLPRHFFIYIFLCAFLTAAVIACIKILTSGVFYYLLGDYSFIEISENYLILCAIIWFPEAMLNGMAITLMITYRPHWVKTFYDKDYLDS
- the xthA gene encoding exodeoxyribonuclease III, coding for MKVISFNINGLRARLHQLQAVIDKHQPDIIGLQEIKVHDEAFPLEDVQKMGYHVYFHGQKAHYGVAMLCKQEPKSVVKGFATDTDESQRRMISVTVTQQNGRDLTVMNGYFPQGDNIAHEIKFPYKRQFYKDLMTHLEVNHTPEEDVIVMGDINISPTDLDIGIGEPNRKRWLKTGKCSFQPEEREWLSTLLNWGFKDTFRELYPEKVEQYSWFDYRSKGFDDNRGLRIDVILATPALAERCVESGIDYELRGIEKPSDHAPIWSTFNA